The Glycine soja cultivar W05 chromosome 9, ASM419377v2, whole genome shotgun sequence sequence CCCAGGAAACGAGACCAGGCTTGGGGACATTTTAGAACGGAAACTAAAAACAACGCTATTCCTGTGGTATTGCTATCACCACTCTCAAAAATACGCTCTCCCTCCATTTACCATGGAAACCACTTCAGCAATCTGTGCTAATTTATTTTCTGCGATTTGGAACAACCTTGGATACTTCTCCTTTAATACACAGTTAGACACCCATCCATCCACTGTCAAGCCAGAACAAAGTGTTTTCCCCATTTTCCGCCACTCTAATGGCCACCTTCATTGCAATGCAGAAGCCTCCATTTTAAATCACGAATATGCATGCCAATTGCAAACAACGACAAAGACGAACAGAAACTAGAAATTTTCAAAtgactaaaaatagaaattaacttgtttatttattatcaagTCCGTGGCAAGGAACTCAACATGAGAATTACCATATATGCAGCAAAAGCATAAAGTAGTTCATTACACTTATTCATTATGCTTTAATCAGTTTTGTTATCAATTCAATAATTAAGCCCGCAGGAACTTCACTTTGTATGGTTCAGAACTTAGTGCAAGACGCTTGCCATATTGATCCTGGTATATTCCAATATCACTGCATGGATAACTGCAATCGTTGCACACACTTGGACAGTAGACCAACTTGTAAGCATCCTCATACTTCTCAATCTTGAACCAATTCGCCATGGTTTGTGAACCGGGGTTGCCGAAATCACCACCAGTAGTCACAAACCACTGTGATGTTGAATAATCATAGTCCTTAAGCTTCCACACTGTGGTCTGTGGACAACTTGTGGCAACGGGGAAATAGATGTTGAGATCAGTGGAAACACGAATGACACCTTTGTTAAAATTAACAGGTGTAAAGATCAAAGGCTGGCCTTGGTAACCATCAATAGCTACAACATCAAGTGGGCAATCTGCACCTGTGCTTGCCATATCAAGGCCACCTAAATCGGGGGAAGCCGGAACGATGTAGTAACTCGAACGAGCTCGAACTATCTTCCCTGATGTGTCCAGCACTTGCTCAGGTGCAGGACCAGCTGCACCAAGAAGTGCCTTTGTGCTCAAGGCAACTATAAGGACCAATGTTACCAATGTCATCTTCATTTTTCTGATTTTAGTTTTGTGTTTTTGTAACTTGTGATGGatatggaagaagagggagATTTATATATAGGTCAGGGTTTGGTCTAATACATGTACCCATGTGCACCAAAGTCATGGATTTTCGCTTATACAATTGGCCTATAAATTAAGATTCAAGTTTGTCAGCAAGATTTGGAAAGTTCCACATAATCTGATTGGC is a genomic window containing:
- the LOC114425741 gene encoding miraculin-like is translated as MKMTLVTLVLIVALSTKALLGAAGPAPEQVLDTSGKIVRARSSYYIVPASPDLGGLDMASTGADCPLDVVAIDGYQGQPLIFTPVNFNKGVIRVSTDLNIYFPVATSCPQTTVWKLKDYDYSTSQWFVTTGGDFGNPGSQTMANWFKIEKYEDAYKLVYCPSVCNDCSYPCSDIGIYQDQYGKRLALSSEPYKVKFLRA